In Carya illinoinensis cultivar Pawnee chromosome 7, C.illinoinensisPawnee_v1, whole genome shotgun sequence, the following are encoded in one genomic region:
- the LOC122317031 gene encoding signal peptide peptidase-like encodes MKNVERLANVALAGLTLAPLVVRVDPNLNVVLTACLTVYVGCYRSVKPTPPSETMSNEHAMRFPFVGSAMLLSLFLLFKFLSKDLVNAVLTCYFFVLGIVALSATLLPAIKRYLPEHWNQDVITWRFPYFHSLDIEFTKSQIIAAIPGTFFCAWYASQKHWLANNILGLAFCIQGIEMLSLGSFKTGAILLAGLFVYDIFWVFFTPVMVSVAKSFDAPIKLLFPTADSARPFSMLGLGDIVIPGIFVALALRFDVSRGRDSQYFKSAFMGYTFGVVLTILVMNWFQAAQPALLYIVPAVIGFLAAHCIWNGEVKPLLEFDESKTANSSKESKKVE; translated from the exons ATGAAAAACGTTGAGCGATTGGCGAATGTAGCTTTAGCAG GTTTAACTTTAGCACCACTTGTTGTTAGAGTGGATCCAAACCTAAATGTTGTTTTGACGGCTTGCCTTACTGTTTATGTGGGTTGCTACAGATCTGTTAAGCCAACTCCACCTTCT GAGACAATGTCAAATGAGCATGCCATGCGTTTCCCTTTTGTTGGAAGTGCAATGCTGTTATCACTCTTTTTGCTTTTCAAGTTTCTATCCAAGGACTTGGTCAATGCTGTATTAACGTGTTACTTCTTTGTGCTTGGAATCGTCGCACTTTC GGCAACATTGTTACCTGCTATTAAGCGTTATCTGCCAGAGCATTGGAATCAGGACGTTATAACCTGGCGTTTTCCATATTTCCACT CTTTGGACATTGAGTTCACAAAATCTCAGATCATAGCTGCAATCCCTGGCACCTTTTTCTGCGCATGGTATGCTTCGCAGAAGCATTGGCTTGCTAACAATATACTGGGACTTGCTTTCTGCATACAG GGAATTGAAATGCTTTCTCTTGGGTCTTTCAAGACTGGCGCCATCCTTTTG GCTggactttttgtatatgatatTTTCTGGGTTTTCTTCACTCCAGTGATGGTTAGTGTTGCAAAATCTTTTGATGCTCCCATCAAG CTTTTGTTTCCCACAGCAGATTCTGCTCGACCATTCTCCATGCTTGGACTTGGTGACATTGTAATCCCTG GTATTTTTGTAGCATTGGCTTTGCGATTCGATGTTTCTAGAGGGAGGGACAGCCAGTATTTTAAGAGTGCTTTTATGGGTTACACCTTCGGGGTGGTGCTTACCATACTTGTCATGAACTGGTTCCAGGCTGCACAG CCTGCACTTTTGTATATTGTACCTGCTGTTATTGGATTTTTGGCTGCTCATTGCATATGGAATGGCGAAGTCAAGCCG